A window of Psychroflexus sp. ALD_RP9 contains these coding sequences:
- the ribD gene encoding bifunctional diaminohydroxyphosphoribosylaminopyrimidine deaminase/5-amino-6-(5-phosphoribosylamino)uracil reductase RibD, translating to MNIHEKYMARCIELAKKGLGNTYPNPLVGAVIVYKDQIIGEGYHHKAGEAHAEVNAIKAVKDQELLKKSTIYVSLEPCSHYGKTPPCANLIIDKGIPNVVIGHVDPFAEVAGRGIKKLFEAGRHVHVGVLENECAELNKRFFCFHQKKRPYIILKWAQTADGFIAPDHQNKGEIFWISNAYAKQMVHQWRTQETAILVGTSTALKDNPQLSARQWHGKQPTRLVIDRNLQLPETLQLLDQSQPTLVFHDMEFNQASQQNLTYVPIDFSKDVINQILAQLYQNNLASVIIEGGQNTLQHFINENLWDEARVFESQSKLKSGIKAPKFTSKSSQTIKILDNQLKYYYNED from the coding sequence TACATGGCGCGTTGCATTGAATTGGCAAAAAAAGGCTTAGGCAACACCTATCCTAACCCACTTGTGGGCGCTGTGATTGTTTACAAAGATCAAATTATTGGTGAAGGTTATCACCACAAAGCTGGTGAAGCACATGCTGAAGTGAATGCGATTAAAGCGGTTAAAGATCAAGAGCTTCTTAAAAAATCGACTATTTATGTGAGTTTAGAACCTTGCAGTCACTACGGTAAAACGCCACCATGTGCTAACTTAATTATAGATAAAGGAATACCAAACGTGGTCATTGGCCATGTAGATCCGTTTGCTGAAGTGGCTGGACGTGGAATTAAGAAATTATTTGAAGCTGGACGTCACGTTCATGTCGGTGTTTTAGAAAATGAGTGCGCTGAGCTTAACAAACGCTTTTTTTGTTTTCATCAAAAAAAGCGGCCTTACATTATTTTAAAATGGGCACAAACTGCTGATGGGTTTATAGCGCCTGATCATCAAAATAAAGGTGAAATTTTTTGGATTTCAAATGCGTATGCCAAGCAAATGGTTCATCAATGGCGAACGCAAGAAACAGCTATTTTGGTGGGTACTTCTACGGCTTTAAAAGACAATCCTCAGCTTTCTGCAAGACAATGGCATGGCAAACAACCAACGAGATTAGTGATTGATCGAAATTTACAATTACCTGAAACGCTTCAATTATTAGACCAATCACAACCTACATTAGTATTTCATGACATGGAGTTCAATCAAGCGTCTCAACAAAACTTAACCTACGTTCCTATCGATTTTTCTAAAGATGTCATCAATCAAATATTAGCGCAACTCTACCAAAACAACCTAGCATCGGTAATTATTGAAGGTGGCCAAAATACCTTACAACATTTTATTAATGAAAACTTGTGGGATGAAGCACGCGTGTTTGAAAGTCAATCTAAACTAAAAAGCGGCATTAAAGCACCAAAATTTACATCTAAAAGCTCTCAAACAATAAAAATTTTAGATAACCAACTGAAATACTATTACAATGAAGATTAA
- a CDS encoding HAD-IA family hydrolase — protein MKIKHLIFDFGDVFLTLDKSATNKYLSRFGLKEFTPEMLKQNEAYEQGLISTEDFVSFYTSTVDGLTAEKFIEAWNSILIDFPEHRLQFIQQLAEQANFDLVLLSNTNELHIDWIKQHINCFESFKSCFSQFYLSHEIKLRKPNPEIFEFVINQNKFKANHCLFIDDTKEHTLGAHSLGIKTWHLKAGQEDVTDLFTKQAHLF, from the coding sequence ATGAAGATTAAGCATTTGATATTCGACTTTGGTGATGTTTTTTTAACACTTGATAAATCGGCTACAAATAAATATTTAAGTCGGTTTGGCTTAAAAGAATTTACACCTGAAATGCTGAAACAAAATGAAGCTTATGAACAAGGGCTGATTTCAACCGAAGACTTTGTAAGCTTTTACACTTCAACCGTAGACGGGTTAACAGCTGAAAAGTTCATTGAAGCCTGGAACTCAATTTTAATCGATTTTCCTGAACATCGTTTGCAATTTATTCAGCAGTTGGCTGAACAAGCAAATTTCGATTTAGTGCTATTAAGCAACACGAATGAGTTGCATATCGATTGGATTAAACAACATATTAATTGTTTTGAAAGCTTTAAAAGTTGCTTTAGTCAATTTTATTTATCGCATGAAATTAAGCTCAGAAAGCCAAATCCAGAAATATTTGAGTTTGTAATAAACCAAAACAAGTTTAAGGCAAATCATTGTTTGTTTATAGATGACACTAAGGAACATACTTTAGGCGCTCATAGTCTCGGAATTAAGACTTGGCATTTAAAAGCTGGACAAGAAGATGTAACCGATTTATTCACTAAACAAGCTCATTTATTTTGA